A single region of the Rhodopirellula bahusiensis genome encodes:
- a CDS encoding MarR family winged helix-turn-helix transcriptional regulator yields MSKPERPGFLISRLAYLFRARIESVLAENGSTLSPEESALLMVLVESEQPLRRGEFAEIMLRDKTTITRQLDGLEAKGLVRRKPDPSDARAVLISPSPKGTRQIKKLLPHFQTLRESLQDGLTAEEWATGMKVMRQMKDNLIAIES; encoded by the coding sequence ATGTCAAAACCTGAGCGACCCGGCTTTTTGATCAGTCGACTCGCCTACCTCTTCCGCGCACGAATCGAATCGGTGCTGGCGGAAAATGGTTCCACGCTGTCCCCCGAAGAATCCGCCTTGCTGATGGTCTTGGTGGAGTCAGAGCAACCGCTGCGCCGTGGAGAATTCGCGGAGATCATGTTGCGAGACAAGACCACCATCACGCGTCAGCTTGATGGGCTGGAGGCGAAGGGGCTGGTGCGAAGAAAACCGGATCCATCCGACGCTCGTGCGGTTCTGATATCACCGAGTCCGAAGGGAACTCGCCAGATCAAGAAACTGCTGCCGCACTTTCAAACGCTTCGAGAGAGCCTTCAGGACGGGCTGACGGCGGAAGAGTGGGCGACCGGGATGAAAGTCATGCGTCAGATGAAAGACAATCTGATCGCAATCGAATCGTAA
- a CDS encoding SDR family NAD(P)-dependent oxidoreductase, which yields MDLRLNDKTALITASSGGIGMAIAKRIAADGATTIINARSEASVEKAIGEIRKELPEAKLVGLVADNGTTDGIAKTIEEHPQVDILINNLGVFEAVDFFDLTDEQWNEIFEVNVMSGVRLARHYLKQMLDQNSGRIVFISSESGLVPSPEMPHYAMTKTAQLALSRSLAQLTQGTKVTVNSVLPGSTATPGVRDFVGNLFPGEPFESAEKRFMQENRPTSLIQRLIEPEEIANLVAFVASPLSSAINGAALRSDGGIVPTIA from the coding sequence ATGGACCTACGACTGAACGACAAAACCGCACTGATCACCGCATCCTCGGGCGGAATCGGGATGGCAATCGCGAAACGCATCGCAGCTGACGGTGCGACGACGATCATCAATGCTCGCAGCGAAGCAAGCGTTGAAAAGGCGATCGGTGAAATTCGCAAAGAACTCCCGGAGGCAAAACTGGTGGGGTTGGTCGCCGACAATGGCACTACCGACGGGATCGCCAAGACGATTGAAGAACATCCCCAGGTCGATATCCTGATCAACAACCTTGGCGTCTTTGAAGCGGTTGACTTCTTCGATCTGACGGACGAGCAATGGAATGAAATCTTTGAGGTCAACGTGATGAGCGGCGTGCGACTCGCACGTCACTACCTCAAACAAATGCTCGACCAAAACTCGGGACGGATCGTGTTCATCAGCAGCGAGTCAGGACTGGTTCCATCACCAGAAATGCCTCACTACGCGATGACCAAGACCGCCCAACTCGCACTTTCGCGAAGCCTGGCTCAGTTGACTCAAGGCACCAAGGTGACCGTCAACTCTGTGCTGCCAGGTTCCACCGCAACTCCCGGCGTGCGTGACTTTGTGGGCAATCTGTTCCCTGGCGAACCCTTCGAATCCGCAGAGAAACGGTTCATGCAAGAGAACCGGCCGACCTCCTTGATCCAGCGTTTGATCGAGCCAGAAGAGATTGCGAACTTGGTCGCGTTTGTCGCCAGCCCACTGTCCTCAGCGATCAACGGCGCTGCTCTGCGAAGCGACGGCGGCATCGTCCCCACGATCGCTTGA
- a CDS encoding serine/threonine-protein kinase → MKTEESIFVDAIERPAEERIAFIQQECGENEALRRRVEALVAAHEKEDGFLDFDPAETTDTTWSVDVGQDIGPYRLLQKLGKGGFGVVFMAEQRHPIRRKVALKVIKPGMDSKVVVARFEAERQALAMMDHPNIARVFDGGAIAAGDRPYFVMELVKGVPITEFCDANSLSTAERLRLFISVCNAVHHAHQKGIIHRDIKPSNVMVTLHDGQPVVKVIDFGVAKALHQRLTEKTLFTQYGMMVGTPQYMSPEQAEISGLDVDTRSDVYSLAVLLYELMTGTTPLQTESLREAGYQELQRMIREEEAVKPSQRLSSSGQKLTVLAKHRSISPDRLPREIRGDLDWIVMKGLEKDRRRRYDSANDFATDIQRALDQEPVNAGPPSLVYRSKKFVVRNRSRVGFAVAAATVLAVAAFAFGAHQYQTLAVQQQDEARLINAVDEATSAMVAVVDASPADERWASTDFLVSRVQDLVSESNAGRPTLNRATSFLDRYEAARRDRMFALAMEDVLIERGTNRDLESWEMMEQELRRILRARGYDVDVLDPEVMGQQVHQDRANVFVTDALELWISTRNHLAELGGEELTSDELQAWTEAMCVADPDPLRIAIRKVIYATQPPSKSELEHVVEQCDLAAKCPRKLSWLAESFKMLGDRERADEIQRFALMQHPSDLMLNFDYATTLMNEEQWNLAIRYYMRCTAIRPQVPGVWTGLAEAYRRNGELGAAENAVKIAIELERS, encoded by the coding sequence ATGAAAACGGAAGAGTCAATCTTTGTCGATGCCATCGAGCGGCCTGCTGAGGAAAGGATTGCGTTCATTCAACAGGAATGTGGCGAAAATGAGGCCTTGCGCCGGCGAGTGGAAGCTCTGGTGGCGGCGCATGAGAAAGAAGACGGATTCCTCGATTTCGATCCCGCTGAGACCACGGACACGACGTGGAGCGTAGACGTCGGGCAAGACATTGGTCCCTATCGACTGCTACAGAAGCTGGGGAAAGGCGGGTTCGGCGTGGTCTTCATGGCCGAACAACGGCACCCGATTCGACGCAAAGTCGCTCTGAAAGTCATCAAGCCGGGGATGGATTCGAAGGTCGTCGTGGCGCGCTTTGAAGCCGAGCGGCAAGCTCTCGCGATGATGGACCATCCAAACATCGCGCGAGTGTTTGATGGCGGAGCGATCGCGGCGGGCGATCGGCCTTACTTCGTGATGGAGTTGGTCAAAGGCGTTCCGATCACGGAGTTCTGCGATGCAAATTCATTGTCCACTGCGGAGCGGTTGCGGTTGTTCATTTCGGTTTGCAACGCGGTTCATCACGCACACCAAAAAGGCATCATTCACCGCGATATCAAACCGTCCAACGTGATGGTCACGCTGCACGACGGCCAACCCGTGGTCAAGGTGATCGACTTCGGCGTCGCCAAAGCACTGCATCAACGACTGACAGAAAAAACGTTGTTCACGCAGTACGGGATGATGGTCGGCACGCCCCAATACATGAGCCCCGAGCAGGCGGAGATCAGCGGTCTGGACGTCGACACTCGCAGCGACGTGTACTCGCTCGCTGTGTTGCTGTACGAGTTGATGACGGGAACGACGCCGTTGCAGACGGAATCTCTGCGCGAAGCCGGGTACCAAGAACTGCAGCGAATGATTCGCGAGGAAGAGGCGGTGAAACCAAGCCAACGCCTCAGCTCGTCAGGGCAAAAGTTGACCGTGCTGGCGAAGCATCGAAGCATCAGCCCGGATCGCTTGCCCCGAGAAATTCGCGGCGATTTGGACTGGATCGTGATGAAAGGGTTGGAAAAGGATCGCCGCCGACGATACGACTCCGCCAACGATTTCGCGACCGATATTCAACGTGCACTCGATCAAGAACCCGTCAACGCGGGACCGCCGTCGCTGGTTTATCGCTCGAAGAAATTTGTGGTCCGCAACCGAAGTCGGGTTGGCTTTGCAGTGGCGGCAGCCACCGTTCTCGCGGTCGCTGCATTCGCGTTTGGTGCGCATCAATACCAAACGCTGGCGGTGCAGCAACAGGATGAAGCTCGTTTGATCAATGCGGTGGATGAAGCGACCTCCGCAATGGTTGCGGTCGTCGACGCGTCTCCCGCCGATGAGCGTTGGGCGAGCACCGATTTCCTGGTTTCTCGCGTGCAGGATTTGGTCAGCGAATCCAACGCGGGAAGACCGACGTTGAATCGGGCAACGTCGTTTCTCGATCGCTATGAAGCCGCTCGTCGCGACCGAATGTTCGCTCTCGCGATGGAAGACGTGCTGATCGAACGAGGCACGAATCGTGATCTCGAAAGCTGGGAAATGATGGAGCAAGAACTGCGTCGGATCCTGCGAGCACGCGGGTATGACGTCGATGTGCTGGATCCAGAGGTGATGGGGCAACAAGTCCATCAGGATCGCGCCAACGTTTTTGTCACCGATGCGTTGGAGCTTTGGATTTCCACCCGCAATCATCTGGCGGAACTGGGAGGCGAGGAATTGACGTCGGATGAACTGCAGGCGTGGACCGAGGCGATGTGCGTCGCGGATCCCGACCCGTTGCGAATCGCGATTCGCAAGGTGATCTACGCAACTCAACCACCCAGTAAATCAGAATTGGAACACGTGGTGGAGCAATGTGACTTGGCGGCGAAATGCCCGCGGAAACTGTCTTGGTTGGCTGAGTCGTTCAAAATGTTGGGGGATCGGGAAAGGGCCGACGAGATTCAGCGTTTTGCGTTGATGCAGCATCCCAGCGACTTGATGTTGAATTTCGACTACGCGACAACGCTGATGAATGAAGAACAATGGAACCTGGCGATTCGATACTACATGCGATGCACCGCAATTCGTCCGCAGGTTCCTGGTGTCTGGACTGGATTGGCAGAAGCCTATCGACGCAACGGCGAATTGGGAGCGGCCGAGAATGCCGTGAAAATCGCGATAGAATTGGAACGCAGTTAA
- a CDS encoding sigma-70 family RNA polymerase sigma factor translates to MKQLTEILDALDSGDTAAARDLLPLVYDELRRLAAAKLSHERPDHSLQATALVHEAWMRVAGDGRDDQRKWNSRGHFFGAAAEAMRRILIDHARAAQAEKRGGGRAKIELDTWNHPAASQPEKLIALDDALAKLQELDPVKAELVKLRFFAGLTNQKAAAALEISTATAERYWAYARAWLQTEMQ, encoded by the coding sequence TTGAAACAGCTCACTGAAATTCTCGACGCGCTCGATTCAGGAGACACCGCCGCAGCGAGGGATCTGTTGCCGCTCGTGTACGACGAACTTCGCCGTTTGGCTGCTGCGAAGTTGAGCCATGAACGGCCGGACCATTCGCTGCAAGCAACCGCGTTGGTGCATGAGGCTTGGATGAGAGTGGCCGGCGACGGTCGCGACGACCAACGAAAGTGGAATTCGCGTGGTCATTTCTTTGGTGCCGCTGCGGAGGCGATGCGCCGAATCTTGATCGACCACGCCCGTGCGGCTCAGGCCGAAAAACGCGGTGGCGGACGTGCCAAGATCGAACTCGATACATGGAACCATCCCGCCGCCTCGCAGCCCGAGAAGCTGATCGCATTGGACGATGCGTTGGCCAAACTTCAGGAGCTCGATCCGGTCAAAGCGGAGTTGGTCAAACTGCGGTTCTTCGCCGGCTTGACCAATCAGAAAGCCGCCGCCGCACTGGAAATCTCGACGGCGACAGCCGAGCGTTACTGGGCCTACGCTCGAGCGTGGCTGCAAACGGAAATGCAGTAA
- a CDS encoding DUF4437 domain-containing protein yields the protein MSIFRHSKNVAACLSFTFVSLAPLFAWSIEPIVSSKVTTPSNTTTEVVLASEVQWQSLNPLRGDQAPQAGTLWGDQNKDESSGFLVKFRDGFSSPPHIHNITYRGVVIGGGLFNDDPSAEPMWMPAGSYWMQPAGEVHITAARGASIAFLEIQSGPYLVMPPKEAFDEGERPLNLDASNMVWLDSSTTNWIDASAQTISGGGPKLSFLWGNPDAGQVNGTLVKLPAGFVGKLTNDSETFRAVVIQGQAKLYDATASDITPLTTGSYFGSRGSVEHTISTDEEALLYIRTEGDFGIVSK from the coding sequence ATGTCCATTTTTCGTCATTCAAAGAACGTCGCTGCCTGCCTGTCGTTCACCTTCGTGTCTTTGGCACCTTTGTTTGCTTGGTCCATCGAGCCGATTGTGTCATCCAAAGTGACAACCCCGTCGAACACGACCACCGAAGTGGTGCTGGCGTCGGAAGTCCAGTGGCAATCACTCAATCCGCTGCGTGGTGACCAGGCACCTCAAGCAGGAACGCTTTGGGGCGACCAAAACAAAGACGAATCGTCAGGGTTCCTGGTCAAGTTCCGCGATGGATTTTCGTCGCCGCCACACATTCACAACATCACCTATCGAGGCGTCGTCATTGGCGGTGGGTTGTTCAACGACGATCCCAGTGCCGAACCCATGTGGATGCCCGCCGGTTCGTATTGGATGCAACCGGCAGGGGAAGTCCACATCACTGCGGCCCGTGGTGCCAGCATCGCTTTCTTGGAAATTCAATCGGGCCCGTATCTTGTGATGCCGCCCAAAGAAGCATTTGACGAAGGCGAGCGGCCGCTGAATCTCGACGCTTCCAACATGGTCTGGCTCGATTCTTCCACCACGAATTGGATTGACGCGTCGGCACAAACCATTTCTGGCGGTGGTCCGAAATTGTCTTTCCTCTGGGGCAACCCCGATGCCGGTCAAGTCAACGGAACGCTCGTCAAGCTGCCCGCAGGATTCGTTGGCAAGTTGACCAACGACAGCGAAACGTTTCGGGCGGTCGTGATCCAAGGCCAAGCCAAACTCTATGACGCAACGGCTTCCGACATCACACCGCTGACGACTGGCAGCTACTTCGGATCCAGGGGATCGGTCGAGCACACCATTTCGACAGACGAAGAAGCCCTGCTCTACATCCGCACTGAAGGCGACTTCGGAATCGTCTCCAAGTAG
- a CDS encoding SDR family oxidoreductase, with amino-acid sequence MTDKIRNKTMLITGANRGIGRVILDDAIERGAKKVYAAVRDPRTVSPLIEMHGDRVVPIRLDLEEPNSIVEAAEVATDVEIVINNAGVMNMKSSLEPDAIEALQQEMNINVYGLMRVAQAFAPVLQANGGGVLVQLNSVASVRASASFATYCASKAAAYSITQGLKDLLGEQGTRVISVHPGPTQTDMGCAAGFGDFASSPSLVSNSIFDAINDGQFHSWVGPLAELVRQPYQPFSDNVIEGDMKALRERAFENESTTAHSIENLSR; translated from the coding sequence ATGACAGACAAAATACGCAATAAGACCATGTTGATCACCGGAGCCAATCGGGGCATCGGAAGAGTGATCCTTGACGATGCCATTGAACGAGGGGCGAAGAAGGTCTACGCCGCGGTCCGCGATCCACGAACCGTTTCACCGCTCATCGAAATGCACGGGGACCGAGTCGTGCCGATTCGGCTGGATCTTGAAGAGCCGAATTCGATTGTCGAGGCAGCGGAAGTGGCGACGGATGTCGAAATCGTGATCAACAACGCCGGCGTGATGAACATGAAGAGCTCGCTGGAGCCAGATGCGATCGAAGCTCTGCAACAGGAAATGAACATCAACGTTTATGGATTGATGCGAGTGGCCCAAGCATTCGCGCCGGTCCTCCAGGCAAATGGCGGTGGTGTGCTCGTGCAGCTCAACAGTGTCGCATCGGTGAGAGCATCTGCCAGTTTCGCGACCTACTGCGCCTCGAAAGCGGCAGCGTACTCCATCACCCAAGGGCTGAAGGATTTGTTGGGGGAACAGGGGACTCGCGTGATCAGCGTTCATCCCGGTCCCACGCAGACGGACATGGGCTGTGCCGCCGGTTTCGGCGATTTCGCATCCTCCCCATCGCTCGTTTCCAATTCAATTTTTGATGCGATCAACGACGGCCAGTTCCACTCGTGGGTTGGTCCGCTCGCCGAATTGGTTCGCCAACCCTACCAGCCATTTTCTGACAACGTGATCGAAGGCGACATGAAAGCCTTGCGTGAACGTGCCTTCGAAAACGAATCAACCACCGCGCATTCAATAGAAAACCTTTCACGATGA
- a CDS encoding sulfite exporter TauE/SafE family protein translates to MNLCKILLVLLSLAFGAGLGDMSLAAADDSIGQLASDSESVGGEIGFDEGWIVVIGLVAAIAFSAGFVHSGIGFGFGIVAIGLMPLVIDARHTHLLVSLCAVPVQMGTVWAYRRGVVWRPLLFALGGALVGLPLGLWLFNSINLDWLTRGTGVALLMMIAYSFYNRGAARKRTEETTDVFDESEVAPSEEKDDVAGSTTIGIASGFLMGAVTMPGPPVVAFALQQDWDQEQFKAFVNQFLLALSVFKVVGLLATADISQQSAIESALIIPAALFGIAVGKRFSTRLSAGGFRTLVAVGLAVVAVLLVVKGSG, encoded by the coding sequence ATGAATCTCTGCAAAATCTTGCTCGTGTTGTTGTCCTTGGCATTCGGTGCTGGGTTGGGTGACATGTCGCTCGCCGCGGCGGACGACTCAATCGGTCAACTAGCGAGCGATTCAGAATCCGTTGGCGGCGAGATCGGTTTCGATGAAGGCTGGATCGTCGTGATCGGTCTGGTGGCTGCCATCGCCTTTTCAGCAGGCTTTGTTCACAGCGGGATCGGTTTTGGGTTTGGAATTGTCGCCATTGGATTGATGCCCTTGGTCATCGACGCCCGGCACACTCATTTGCTGGTCAGCCTTTGTGCGGTTCCAGTTCAGATGGGGACTGTCTGGGCCTATCGTCGTGGTGTTGTTTGGCGTCCGCTGTTGTTTGCACTGGGAGGAGCTTTGGTTGGGTTGCCGCTGGGGCTTTGGTTGTTCAACTCAATCAATCTGGATTGGCTGACACGTGGCACCGGTGTCGCACTGCTGATGATGATCGCGTACTCGTTCTACAACCGAGGCGCGGCACGCAAGCGGACGGAGGAAACGACGGATGTGTTTGACGAAAGCGAAGTCGCTCCCTCGGAAGAAAAGGACGATGTTGCGGGCTCGACGACAATTGGGATCGCGTCGGGATTCCTGATGGGCGCCGTCACGATGCCCGGGCCTCCCGTCGTCGCGTTCGCGTTGCAGCAGGACTGGGATCAAGAACAATTCAAAGCCTTTGTGAATCAGTTTCTGTTGGCCTTGTCAGTATTCAAAGTGGTCGGACTTCTTGCGACCGCTGATATTTCCCAGCAATCAGCAATCGAGTCTGCATTGATCATTCCGGCCGCCCTTTTCGGAATCGCAGTGGGCAAACGATTCAGCACCCGACTTTCTGCCGGCGGATTCCGGACGTTGGTCGCAGTGGGTTTGGCCGTGGTCGCTGTGCTACTGGTTGTCAAAGGTTCCGGCTGA
- a CDS encoding protein kinase domain-containing protein — protein MDRPDGWLLREWKSGNEQAAEVLFDRYAIRLVALVASRLNRRYRSSIDPDEVVQSAMGSFFDAAKHSRVQVSSNVSLWRLLATFARLKMSRSIERLSAAKRGGNQNRVTLEEASTHLASEETSEAGEHVDTFLSSLNTELSSDLFAIVEGLLADRSQRDIANSLGIDERTVRRRLVRIRQKLEGKSRHEPVANSPVAASSSLPRVGYNEFVLGKLIGSGGFGKVYHARMQSDDRGVAVKFLRKTYWQNDPARHSFLREINIASQIHHPGIIRYVAHGESPHGGPYVISEWIDGRPVHALDRVTAAQFIGWLLQICETLEAVHQAGLVHGDLTPSNVLVDSHDRITITDFGFSQASDSGPTSVLGGTLGFAAPEQIDPSFGAIGIPTDLHAIGGLVHWHLFKQPPQSGASAVEMMSRTLHSEERFFRPPTGVPPALHQIMEATLAPAPADRKITLTQITNLLRGAIHSGHTIESLGK, from the coding sequence ATGGATCGACCCGACGGATGGCTGCTGCGTGAGTGGAAATCTGGAAACGAACAAGCCGCCGAAGTGTTGTTCGATCGTTACGCAATCCGATTGGTCGCGTTGGTCGCCAGCCGCCTGAACCGTCGCTACCGATCCTCCATTGATCCGGACGAAGTCGTCCAGTCGGCGATGGGAAGCTTCTTTGACGCGGCAAAACACAGCCGCGTGCAGGTCAGCAGCAATGTTTCGCTCTGGCGACTCTTGGCAACGTTCGCTCGCCTGAAAATGTCCCGATCGATCGAAAGGCTTTCTGCTGCCAAGCGAGGTGGGAACCAGAACCGTGTGACGCTGGAGGAAGCATCAACACATCTCGCCAGCGAAGAAACATCTGAAGCGGGCGAGCACGTGGACACGTTTCTCAGCTCCTTGAACACAGAACTTTCCAGTGATCTGTTCGCGATTGTGGAGGGCCTGCTAGCAGATCGGTCGCAGCGTGACATCGCGAACTCACTCGGAATTGACGAGCGGACGGTGCGCCGCCGTCTCGTGAGAATTCGCCAAAAGCTGGAAGGGAAATCTCGGCATGAGCCTGTCGCGAACAGCCCCGTTGCCGCGTCCTCTTCCTTGCCTCGCGTGGGCTACAACGAGTTCGTGCTGGGAAAGTTGATTGGCAGCGGCGGTTTCGGAAAGGTCTATCACGCGAGGATGCAGTCAGACGATCGCGGCGTTGCCGTCAAATTCTTGCGAAAAACGTACTGGCAAAACGATCCTGCCCGGCACTCGTTCCTTCGCGAAATCAACATCGCCTCGCAAATCCATCATCCCGGCATCATTCGATACGTCGCCCACGGCGAATCTCCACACGGTGGTCCGTACGTCATCAGTGAATGGATCGACGGTCGGCCAGTGCACGCGCTCGATCGCGTCACGGCAGCGCAGTTCATCGGCTGGTTATTGCAAATCTGCGAGACGCTCGAGGCGGTGCATCAAGCCGGACTGGTTCATGGCGATCTCACACCGAGCAACGTTCTCGTTGACTCGCACGACCGAATCACGATCACCGACTTTGGATTCTCACAAGCCTCGGATTCTGGCCCGACGTCTGTTCTCGGTGGCACTTTGGGTTTTGCTGCCCCGGAACAAATCGATCCGTCTTTCGGTGCGATCGGCATTCCCACCGATCTCCACGCGATCGGCGGTTTAGTCCACTGGCATCTGTTCAAGCAACCGCCCCAGTCCGGTGCATCGGCGGTGGAGATGATGTCGCGAACTCTCCACTCGGAAGAACGATTCTTTCGACCGCCAACCGGCGTCCCGCCTGCTCTGCACCAAATCATGGAAGCAACGCTTGCGCCGGCCCCGGCGGATCGAAAGATAACGCTCACCCAAATCACAAACCTTCTTCGCGGTGCGATCCATTCCGGACACACCATCGAATCATTGGGCAAATGA
- a CDS encoding indolepyruvate ferredoxin oxidoreductase subunit alpha: MTMVVTQPCIGCKDKACLPVCPVECFHEDDRMVYIDPDECIDCGACVPECPTEAIFYKDDVPEQWKGFIELNATKSQECPSAHE; this comes from the coding sequence ATGACGATGGTGGTTACACAACCTTGCATTGGTTGCAAAGACAAAGCGTGCTTGCCGGTTTGCCCGGTCGAATGCTTTCACGAAGACGACAGAATGGTTTACATCGACCCCGACGAGTGCATCGACTGCGGAGCCTGCGTGCCTGAATGCCCCACCGAAGCCATCTTCTACAAAGACGATGTCCCGGAACAGTGGAAGGGATTCATCGAGCTGAATGCAACGAAATCGCAAGAATGCCCGTCAGCACACGAGTGA
- a CDS encoding ADP-ribosylglycohydrolase family protein, with product MTCDAIVGCLLGTAVGDALGLPYEGVSPQRAERLLGPADRYRFFFRRGMISDDTEHMCMVAQSLIKARGDVNVFTNRFASRLRWWILALPAGVGKATARAGVKLWLGAKPENAGVFSAGNGPAMRAAIFGAAIVDVPSLLKMVRASSRLTHSDPKAEYGAIAVALAAKHSRQHPTINANQWLDQVVDAVGEAGTELVELLRKAIESVGERESTNTFADSLGLGNGVTGYTYHTVPVAIHAWLSHPKDFRQAVTEMIRCGGDADTTAAIVGGIVGAGVGREGIPAEWIHGICEWPRSTAWMERLGDSLARSVAGEASVETPTINPIAVLLRNSFFLIVVLFHGFRRLAPPY from the coding sequence ATGACATGCGACGCGATCGTTGGATGCCTTTTGGGGACCGCGGTTGGCGATGCGTTGGGGCTTCCCTACGAAGGTGTTTCGCCGCAGAGAGCCGAGCGTTTGCTTGGACCGGCGGATCGCTACCGGTTTTTCTTTCGGCGGGGGATGATCTCGGACGATACGGAGCACATGTGCATGGTGGCTCAGTCGCTGATCAAAGCGCGCGGCGATGTCAATGTGTTCACCAACCGTTTTGCAAGTCGGCTGCGTTGGTGGATCTTGGCCTTGCCAGCGGGAGTTGGCAAAGCAACGGCTCGGGCCGGAGTCAAACTGTGGTTGGGCGCCAAGCCAGAAAACGCGGGTGTGTTCTCTGCTGGAAACGGACCGGCAATGCGAGCTGCGATCTTCGGTGCCGCGATCGTCGATGTGCCATCGCTGTTGAAAATGGTGCGAGCCTCCTCGCGGCTGACACACAGCGATCCCAAAGCCGAATACGGAGCGATCGCGGTGGCGTTGGCTGCGAAACATTCGCGCCAACACCCAACGATCAATGCAAACCAATGGCTCGATCAAGTCGTCGATGCGGTCGGAGAAGCCGGCACCGAGTTGGTTGAACTGCTTCGAAAAGCAATCGAGAGCGTCGGTGAGAGAGAGTCCACGAACACGTTTGCCGATTCGCTGGGGCTCGGCAATGGAGTCACCGGCTACACGTATCACACCGTTCCGGTTGCGATTCATGCGTGGCTATCGCATCCGAAGGATTTTCGCCAAGCCGTGACTGAGATGATTCGCTGCGGAGGCGACGCTGACACAACCGCCGCGATCGTTGGCGGCATTGTCGGTGCCGGGGTTGGTCGCGAAGGGATCCCAGCGGAATGGATCCACGGCATTTGCGAATGGCCTCGCAGCACAGCGTGGATGGAGCGACTCGGTGATTCGCTGGCTCGTTCCGTTGCCGGTGAGGCGTCCGTCGAAACTCCGACAATCAATCCGATCGCTGTCTTGCTTCGCAATTCGTTTTTTCTAATCGTTGTTCTCTTTCACGGCTTCCGCCGACTTGCACCACCTTACTGA
- a CDS encoding RNA 2'-phosphotransferase codes for MKASQTLISTSKFLSLVLRHQPDVIGMKLDEEGWLEIDDLIASANARGKKLTLELVHEVIATNDKRRFALSEDGLRIRASQGHSVSGVDLKLEKQTPPATLYHGTVAAFLDSIREGGLQKRARNHVHLSGDETTATKVGSRRGKPIILRVAAGMMHEDGQEFFLSANGVWLVDSVPTKYLAFPR; via the coding sequence ATGAAAGCCAGCCAAACACTCATCTCGACCAGCAAGTTCCTCAGCCTTGTTCTGCGGCACCAACCGGACGTCATTGGAATGAAGTTGGACGAAGAAGGCTGGCTCGAGATCGATGATTTGATTGCGAGTGCCAATGCCCGCGGCAAGAAGCTGACTTTGGAATTGGTGCACGAAGTCATTGCCACGAACGACAAACGACGTTTCGCACTTAGCGAAGATGGTTTGCGAATTCGCGCCAGCCAAGGTCACTCTGTGTCAGGCGTGGATTTGAAGCTTGAGAAGCAGACGCCTCCCGCAACGCTTTATCATGGGACTGTGGCCGCGTTTCTCGACAGCATCCGTGAAGGCGGATTGCAAAAGCGTGCTCGAAACCACGTTCATTTGTCCGGCGATGAAACGACGGCCACGAAAGTTGGTTCGCGGCGAGGCAAACCGATCATCCTTCGTGTCGCTGCCGGGATGATGCACGAAGACGGTCAGGAATTCTTCCTCTCCGCCAACGGCGTGTGGCTGGTCGATTCCGTGCCGACGAAATACTTGGCGTTTCCAAGATGA